DNA sequence from the Thiobacillus sp. SCUT-2 genome:
GAGCGCGAGGTAGCAGCTCGGCTGGTCGCGCACGACCACGCGGAAGCCGTAGATGTCGAACACCTCGGAGAACGCCAGGTTCTTCTCCTGCATCTTGCGGTAGATGCTGTAGAGGTGCTTCTCGCGGCCGCTTACGGTGGCGTCGATCTTGCACTGCTCGAACTTTTCCTGGATCGCGATCTTGACCTTCTCGACCAGTTCGCGGCGGTTGCCGCGCGCGGCCTTCACGGCCTTCGCCAGCACCTGATAGCGGGTCGGGTGGCTGTAGCGGAAGCCGAGGTCTTCCAGTTCCTGGTAGACCGAATGCAGTCCGAGCCGGTTGGCGATCGGGGCGTAGATCTCCAGCGTTTCCTTGGCGATGCGCTTGCGCTTGTCGGCCGGCATCGCCCCCATGGTGTGCATGTTGTGCAGGCGGTCGGCAAGCTTCACCAGGATCACCCGCACGTCCTGCGCCATCGCCAGCAGCATCTTGCGGAAGTTCTCCGCCTGGGCGTGCTGCTCGGAGGCGAACGCGAGCTTGTCGAGCTTGGAGACGCCTTCGACCAGCAGCGCCACCGGCTTGCCGAAGCGTGCCTCGATCTCGCCCGCGGTGGCCGGGGTGTCCTCGACCACGTCGTGCAGCAGCGCGGCGCACAGGGTCTGCGCGTCGAGATGCCAGCCGGCGAGGATGCCGGCCACGGCGAGGGGGTGGGTGATGTAGGGTTCGCCGCTCTTGCGGAACTGGCCCTCGTGGGCCAAGCGGCTGAATTCGTAGGCCTGTTCGATCTGCGCGACTTCGTCAGCCGACAGGTAGGACAGGGCCGGACGCAGCGAGTCGAATTCGTGCGTCATCGACGGCGCGCCGGTGGCGTGTGCCGCCTGGCGTGCGGGCGAGGGATCAGGCACGGCCCCGGTTGAGGATTTCACGTCCCACCTTGCCCGCGGCGATTTCGCGCAGCGCGGTCACGATGGGCTTGTCCTTGGATTCGACCATCGGCTGCGAGCCCTGCGCGAGCTGGCGTGCCCGGTAGGTCACGGCGAGGGTCAGCTCGAAGCGGTTGGGGATCAGTTCGATGCAATCATCAACGGTGATGCGGGCCATGGTCTCGGTACTCCTGCTTCGGGGGGTGCGGCGGCACCATTCAGATACGTCGGAATTCGTCGAAGAGCGCGGCGTAGCGGTTCATCTGGCGTGCCGTCTCGAGGCGAATGCTGCGGGTGATGCTGACCAGATCCTGGAGGGCATGGTCGAAATCATCGTTGACAATTATATAGTCGAACGCGTCCGCGTGAGCGACGTCGTGGGCGGCGGCGGCCAGCCGGCGCTCGATCACCTCTTCGCTGTCCTGCCCGCGCCCGGCCAGACGGGTGCGCAAGGCGCTGAACGAGGGCGGCAGGATGAAGATCGACGCACAGCGCGGGAAGTGCGTGCGGACCTGCGTCGCGCCCTGCCAGTCGATCTCCAGCAGGATGTCGTGCCCCGCATTGAGGTCGCGCGAGATGCTGCCTTTCGAGGTGCCGTAGAAGTTGCCGTAGACCTCGGCGTGCTCGAGAAACTCGCCTTCGGCCAGCATCCTGCCGAAGTCGTCGCGGCTCACGAAGTGGTAGTCGCGGCCGTCGGTTTCGCCCGGCCGCGGCGCGCGCGTCGTGTACGACACCGACAGCCGGATCGCCGGATCGTTCTTCAGCAGGGCCTTGACCAGGCTGGTCTTGCCGGCGCCGGAGGGGGCGCTGACGATGTAAAGCACGCCTTCAGTGGGAGGTGGGGTCATGGTCGTCCAGGTAATGGTCGTCTCTTGGAAAAAGCCTTCGCGGGCAGCGTTCACTCGATATTCTGCACCTGTTCGCGCATCTGCTCGATCAGGACCTTGAGTTCGAGCGATACCCGGGACGTCTCGACCGCCACCGACTTCGAGCCGAGCGTGTTCGCCTCGCGATGCAGTTCCTGCATGAGGAAATCGAGCCGCTTGCCGGTCGCGCCGGGCTGGTCCAGCACGCGCCGCACCTCGGCGAAGTGGCTCGTCAGCCGCGCAAGTTCCTCGTCGATGTCCGCCTTCTGCGCGGCGAGCGCCACTTCCTGCGCCAGCCTTTCGTGGCCGGCCTCGCCCAGTGCCTCGCGCAGGCGCTCGGCGAGCCTGTCGCGCTGGGCGGCCGCCAGCGTCGGCAGCAGCGGCTGCAGGCCGGCGACCTGGGCCTCGGCGGCGGCGAGGCGGTCGAGGATGTGCTGCCGCAGCTTGGCGCCTTCGCGCTGGCGGCTGTCGACCAGATCGTCCAGCGTGGCGCGCAGTCCGGCGAGCGCCGCCTCGTTCAAGGCGTCCTGGGACAGCGCGGCGGTCTGCACGGCGCCCGGCCAGCGCAGGATGTCGTTGACGGCGAGCGGCGCTGCGCCCGGCAGGCGCTCGAGCACGTCGTCCTGCCAGCGGGTCAGGCGCTCAAGAATCGCCGGGTTCAGTCCGTTATCCAGCGAAGCGGCGGGAAGCAGGGCGAGGTTGACCCGGCATTCCACCTTGCCGCGCGCCAGGCGTTGCTGGATCAGCTCGCGCAACTGCGGCTCCAGCGGGCGGAATTCGTCGGCCAGGCGGAAATGCAGCTCGAGATAGCGCTGGTTGACGCTGCGCAGATCGATGCTGATGCTTGCATGGTCGAGGTGGAGGCTGTGGGCGGCGAACCCGGTCATGCTGGTAGTCATGGCTGCTGGCGGGACGATGGTCGTTTTGATGGTTGCTGGTGCGGAGCCGGCGTTGGTGTGTTGGGCGGCGCGGCCTGCCTGAAGCAGAAAGATAATAGACGTTCGATTATGGCGACTCAACCCAACCAGGCGCTGCCCAACGGCTACCGGCTGAAGGAATATACGATCATCCGGAAGATCGGCGGCGGGGGCTTCAGCATGGTCTACCTCGCGCGCGACGACAACAACCAGTCGGTGGCGATCAAGGAATACCTGCCCGGTGCGCTGGTCCTGCGGACCGAAGGCTCGGTCATCGTGCAGGCCAACTCGACCGAGAACAACAACATCTTCCGCCACGGCATGAAGTGCTTCTTCGAGGAGGGCCGGGCGCTGGCGCTGATCGACCATCCCAACGTCGTGCGCGTGGTCAATTTCTTCCGCGCCAACGAAACCGTCTACATGGTGATGCGCTTCGAGCGCGGCAAGACCCTGCAGCAGCACATCCAGGCGAACCGCGGCGCGATCCGGGAGAGCTTCATCCGCCGCGTCTTCGCCCACCTGCTGAACGGCTTGCGCGAAGTGCACACGCACAAGCTGCTGCATCTCGACATCAAGCCGTCCAATCTCTACATCCGCCTGGATGGCTCGCCGGTGCTGATCGACTTCGGTGCAGCCCGGCAGACGCTGACCCAGGAGGAGAGCAAGCTGCAGCCGATGTACACGCCCGGCTTCGCCGCGCCGGAGCAGTACCACAATCGAGAGCGGCTGGGGCCGTGGACCGACATCTACAGCATCGGCGCGAGCCTCTACGCCTGCCTCGCGGGCTACCCGCCGCAGGCCGCCGACGCGCGGCTGCTCAACGACAAGCTCGTCCCGGCCACGGTCAACTGGCGCGGCGCCTACTCCGACCAGCTGCTCGAAATCATCGACCAGTGCCTCAAGCTCAACTACATGGAGCGTCCGCAGAGCGTGTTCAGCCTGCAAAAGGTCCTGATGGACCGCAGCGCGATGGCGCCGCCGCGTTCTTCGTTGCTTTCCAGCATCAAGCGCTCGCTGAACCGCGAATTGTTCTAAAGTAACGCCCATGAAATTCACCATCTACCAGGCGTCACGTCAGGGCGGGCGCAAGAACAACCAGGATCGCGTCGCCTATTCGTACAGCCGCGAGGCGCTGCTGATGGTGGTGTGCGACGGCATGGGCGGCCACATGCACGGCGAGATCGCGGCCCAGATCGCGGTGCAGACGCTGACCGACCAGTTCCAGAAGCTGGCCAAGCCGCGGCTCGCCGATCCCATGGCCTTCCTCGCCGATGCGACCACGCGGGGACACTACGCGATCAACGACTACGCGGTCGAGCAGGATCTGCTCGAGATTCCCCACACCACGCTCGTCGCGGCGGTGGTGCAGGACAACACGGCCTATTGGGCGCACGTCGGCGATTCGCGCCTGTACCTGTTCAGCGACGGCAGCCTGATCGCGCGCACCGAAGACCATACGGCCGTCGCCCAGCTGGTGCGCGACGGCATCATCAGCGAGGAAGAGGCGGGCCATCATCCCGAGCGCAACAAGGTGTCCAACTGCCTCGGCGGCTACGTCACGCCGCAGGTGGAATGCAGCGCCCCGATCCCGCTGCACGACGCCGACACCATGCTGCTGTGCACCGACGGCATCTGGGGGATGATCAGCATTCCCGAAGTCGCGGCACTGCTGCATGCCTACACGCTCGAGGATGCGGTCCGCCATCTGATGGACCATGCGGAATTCCGCGGCGGCGAGCACGGCGACAACCTCAGCCTCATCGCGATGACCTGGGGCGAGGCGCGCATGCCGAGCAAGGATTCGATCTCCACCCTGGCGCTGCCGGACGGCGGCGTCACGACGCAGATCAATGCCCTGCGCCCGTTGCCCGGCACGCCCGCCGTGTCGGACGACGAGATCGAGCGCGCGATCGCCGAGATCCAGCAGGCGATCCAGAAGATCTCCGCCAAGTAGGCGTTCGCGCAGCAACGCGCGCCGGAGCGGCCCGACGCGGTAAAATCCGCATTTTCCCGTTCCCAGCCCGTTGCCATGTCCGCGATCATCCGACCGAGCGGCCGCGCCGCCGAAGCCCTGCGCCCGCTCACCTTCACCCGCAGGTTCACCAAGCACGCCGAAGGCTCGGTGCTCGTCGCCATGGGCGACACCCGCGTGCTATGCACGGCGAGCGTCCTCGACAAGCTGCCGCCGCACAAGAAGGGCAGCGGCGAAGGCTGGGTGACGGCCGAGTACGGCATGCTGCCGCGTTCCACGCACACCCGCACCGACCGCGAGGCCGCGCGCGGCAAGCAGTCCGGCCGCACCCAGGAGATCCAGCGCCTGATCGGACGCAGCCTGCGCGCCGTGGTCGACCTGAAGAAGCTCGGCGAGCGCACGCTCCACATCGACTGCGACGTCCTGCAGGCCGACGGCGGAACGCGCTGCGCGAGCATCTGCGGCGCCTACGTCGCGGTGGCGGACGCGATCGCCGGCCTGATGAAGGACGGCGCGCTGGCCGAGTCGCCGCTGGTCGACAGCATCGCCGCCGTCTCGGTCGGCGTGTACCGGGGCGAACCGGTGCTCGACCTCGACTACGCCGAGGACTCCGACTGCGACACCGACATGAACGTCGTGATGACCGGGCGCGGCGGGATCGTCGAAGTCCAGGGCACGGCCGAGGGGGCGCCGTTCTCCCGCGCCACGCTCGAGGCGCTGCTCGATCTCGCCACGGCCGGGATCGAGCAGATCACCGTCAGACAGAACGAGGCGCTCTCGGCATGAAGAAGATCGTCATCGCCTCCGGCAACCCCGGCAAGCTGCGCGAGATCGCGCGCATCCTCGAGCCGCTCGACATCGCCGCCGCGCCGCAGTCGGACTTCGGCGTGCCGGAATGCCCCGAGCCGCACGTCACCTTCATCGAGAACTGCCTCGCGAAGGCGCGCCATGCCAGCGCGCACACCGGGCTGCCGGCGCTCGCCGACGATTCCGGCATCTGCGTCGAGGCGCTGAACGGCGCGCCCGGCGTGTTCTCGGCACGTTACGCCGGCGAGCCCAAATCGGACGCGCGCAACAACGAAAAGCTGATTGCCGCGCTTGCGGGCCAGCCCAACCGGCGCGCGCACTACTACTGCGTCATGGTGCTGGTGCGCTATGCGGACGACCCCGAGCCGCTGATCGCCGAAGGCCGCTGGCACGGCGAAATCATCGATATGCCGCGCGGCACGAACGGCTTCGGCTACGACCCGTATTTCCTCGTTCCGCAATTCGGCAGGACCGGCGCGGAGCTCGGCGAGGACGAGAAAAATGCCGTGTCGCACCGCGGCCAGGCCTTGCGCGAACTGGCCGACAAGCTGAAGCGGCTTGGCTGAGTCGGTCGTTCGCGGGCTGGACGGCGGGCCGCGCGTGCCGCCGCCACTGTCGCTTTACATCCACCTGCCGTGGTGCGTGCGGAAGTGTCCGTATTGCGACTTCAATTCGCACGCCGCGCAGTCCCTGCCCGAAGCCGCCTACATCGACGCGCTGCTCGCCGACCTCGAGCGCGCGCTGCCCGACATCTGGGGACGCAAGGTCCACACCGTGTTCTTCGGCGGCGGCACGCCCAGCCTGTTTTCGCCGGACGGCATCGATCGCATCCTGACCGGGGTGCGTGCGCTGACGCCGCTCGCCCCCGGCGCGGAAATCACGCTCGAGGCCAACCCGGGAACGGTAGAGACCGCGAAGTTCAAGGGCTTCCGCGCGGCCGGCGTGAACCGCGTGTCGCTCGGCGTCCAGAGCTTCGATGCGCGCCATCTGCAGGCGCTCGGCCGCATTCACGACGCCGCCGAGGCCGCCCGTGCGGCCGAGCTTGCGGCCACCCATTTCGAGACGTTCAATCTCGACCTGATGTTCGCGCTGCCGGGACAGACGCTCGCCCAGGCCCTGGCCGACGTCGAGGCGGCGCTCGCCTTCGCTCCGCCCCATCTGTCGGCCTACCATCTCACGCTCGAGCCGAACACGCCGTTCGGCCATACGGCGCCGGCGGGCCTGCCCGACGAGGATCTTGCGGCCGACATGCAGCTTGCCATCGAGGAACGTCTCGGCGCGGCCGGCCTGCAGCACTACGAGACCTCGGCGTATGCGAGACCCGGGCATCGCAGCCGGCACAACCTCAACTACTGGCAGTTCGGCGACTACCTCGGCATCGGCGCCGGCGCGCATTCCAAGCTGAGCTTCCACGACCGCATCGTCCGCGAGATGCGCACGAAGCACCCGCAGCAGTACATGGAGGCCGTGAAGGCAGGCGCGCATGTCGCCGACACGCGCATGCTCACGCGCGGGGATCTGCCGTTCGAGTTCATGATGAACGCGCTGCGGCTCACCGAAGGCGTGCCGGCCGCGCTGTTCGAAACGCGCACCGGCCTGCCGCTGCCGGCCTGCCGGAGCGCGCTCGATCGTGCGCGTGCGCAGGGCCTGCTGGAGCCCGACCCGACGCAGCTCAAGCCGACGCGACGCGGCCAGCATTTCCTGAACGACTTGCTGGAGCTTTTCCTGCCGTAGCCAGTGGGCGTGGCGCATGGCCGCGCTGCGCGCCGGGTTGTTCGGGCGGTGCGGCGCGGGGTATGCTCATGCGCTGCCCAACCCGATCGCCGCGCGATCGCTTGAATCCGGAGACGACGATGAAGACCGCGCTTGCCCTGTCGCTGCTGCTGTTCACCTCTTCCGCACTTGCCGCCGTCGTCGGCAGGGACGTCAGCTACAAGGCCGGCGACACCGTCATGAAGGGCTTTCTCGCGTATGACGATGCGGCCAAGGGCAAGCGCGCGGGGGTGCTGGTGGTGCCGGAGTGGTGGGGCGCCAACGACTACGCGCGCAAGCGGGCCCGCATGCTGGCCGGCGCGGGCTACGTGGCGATGGTCGTCGACATGTACGGCAATGGCCAGACGACCGACGACCCGAAGGAAGCCGGCGCGCTGTCCGGCGCGGTCAACAAGGATCCGGTGCTGCGGCTGAGCCGCTTCCAGGCGGCGGAGAAGTTTCTTGCGCAGCAGCCCAACGTGAAGAAGGGCGAGATGGCGGCGATCGGCTACTGCTTCGGCGGTGGCGTGGTGCTGAACATGGCGCGGGCCGGCGAACCGCTCAAGGCCGTGATCAGCTATCACGGTATCCTCGCGACCGACCAGCCGGCGAAGCCGGGCGACATCAAGGCCAAGCTGGCGATCTTTCACGGCGAGGCGGATCCCATCGTGCCGGCCGCCCAGCTCGAGGCGTTCAAGGCCGAGATGGACCACGCCAAGGTCGACTACATGCTGGTGACCTACCCGGGGGCCAAGCATGCCTTCACCAACCGCGAGGCCGACAGCTATGCGAACGCGTTCGGCCTGCCGGTCAAATACGACCCGGAGGCCGACAAGGATTCGTGGACCCGCACGCTCGAGTTCCTGCGCGCGACGCTCGACAATGACTGACGCCTGCGACGACGACTGCCACGCGGCGCCGGGCGGCGGCAGCCTAGGCATCCCCCAGGTTGCGGCGTTCGATCCGGCCGCCTTCGAGCGCGCGGTCAACGACATGCTGGTGGCCTGCGGCGTCGCGCCGGACTCGGTCCATACGGGACGCACGGCGCAGCGCGTGCGCGAGTTGTGGCAGAAGCGGCTGCTGGGCGGCTATGCGATCTCGCCGGCGGAGGCGCTGGGCGAGGGCTTCGCCGACACGCGCGACGACATGGTCGTGGTGCGCGGCATCGCGGTGCATGGCGTGTGCCCGCACCATCTGGTGCCGTTCCGCGGCGTGGCGCACGTCGCCTACATTCCCGGCGGGCGCCTGCACGGCTTCGGCCGCATCGCGCGCATGGTCGACGCGATCGGCCATCGCTTCACCTACCAGGAATGGATGACGCGCGACATCGCCGAGGCGCTGGTGACGCATGGCCACGCGCGGGGCGCCGCCTGCATCGTCGAGGCCGAGCAGCTGTGCCTGCTCCTGGGCGAAGACCGGCGCGGCGACGAGCGGGTCGTCACCCAGGCATTCAGCGGCAGCTTCCGCGACAGCGACCAGCAGCGCAACGAGTTCCTGCGCGCCGTCGCACAGCACGCGTTGCGCTGAACGGCGGTTCGACCGGGGCGCGGCAAGCGCGGCGATGGGTGAAACAATGAGGCCTTGACACATACCAACCGGTATGTATGATTGATCGCATGAGCACCAGCCCCAAGGCCCCCGATCTGACCCGGCAAAAACTGCTGGAAGCCGCGTTTGCCGAGATTCACCGCAACGGCTTCCAGTCGGCCTCGCTGACGCAGATCCTGGCGGACACCGGGCTCACCAAAGGCGCGCTCTACCACCACTTCCCGGACAAGCGAGCGCTTGGCTTGTCGGTCATAGAGGAGGTGATCCGCCCCCGCCTGGCTGCGATGATGTTCGCGCCGCTGGCGGACACCCACGCGCCCCTGGCCGCGCTGCAGGCGCTGCTGGCGGACAAGGCGGCCGAGGACGATCCGATGGTGGTGACGCTGGGCTGCCCGCTGAACAACCTGATGCAGGAGATGAGTCCGGTCGACGAAGGCTTCCGGCTGCGGCTGAACGGCGTGTTTGAAGCGTGGGTCGGCGTGGTGGCGGCGGCGCTGGCGCGCGGCAGGACGGCGGGCGAGGTGCGCAGCGACGTCGATCCGGACGCCACCGCCTTCTTCATCGTCTCGGCGCTCGAAGGCTGCGTCGGGATGAGCAAGAACACGCAATCGGTCGCGGCGTATCGCGGTTGCCTGGCGCAGCTCGGCGGCTTTCTGGACACCCTGAGGGCGTCATGATCGGAACAGGGGAACGATGATGAGCACACCCATCACCAAGGGCACGCACCATGTCGGCCTGACCGTATCGACGCTGGAGGAAAGCGCCGCCTTCTTCACTTCCCTGCTGGGCTGGCAGGAAGTGAGGAGGAGGGAAGACTATCCGGCCATCTTCGTCAGCGATGGGACCACGATGGTGACGCTCTGGGCAACCAAGGAAGCGCCATCCGTTCCATTCGACAAGAACCGCAACGTTGGCTTGCACCATGTCGCCTTTCACGTAAGCGACGAAGCCGACTTGGATGCACTCCACCGGCGGCTCGCAGCCAGCGGGGCGAAAATCGAATTCGGGCCGGAACGGGTGGGCCAGGGCCCTGCCAAACATCTGATGTGCTACGAGCCGAGCGGGATTCGGGTCGAGTTCATATGGCCCGGCCATTAGGCGGCTGCGGCTCCCGGAGAAGGAAAGCATGAAAGACGAATCGCGCCGTCCCCGCACGCTGATCCTGCCGCCGGCGCCCTACGCGGCGGCGGTGGTGGGCGGCTGGTGGCTGGACCGGAACGAATGGGCGCTCCCTCTGGATGCGGGGGCAGCGACGCGTCCGCTGGCCTGGCTTCTGCTGGCCATCGGACTGGTGCTGTTCGTCTGGACGCTGTGGACCTTTGCGCGCCACCGGACCACGGTCAACCCCTACAGCGGCGCATCCACGCTCTGCACGCGCGGCCCGTTCCGCTTCAGCCGCAATCCGATCTACCTCGGCGACTGGTTCCTGCTCGCCGGCGTGTCGCTGCTGCTGCACACGTTCTGGCCCCTCGCGTTCGCCCCCCTGATCTGGCTCACGATTCGCTTCGGCGTGATCCGGCACGAAGAAGCGCATCTCGAAGCGAAATTCGGCGACGCCTACCGCGCCTACAGGGCCCGTGTCAGGCGTTGGATATAACCGCATCAGGAGTCCGTCATGAGCATTTTGCAGACCGTCACGCCCGAAGCCGCGACCGACGAAGTCGCCGAAATCTACGCCCAGATCCGGAATGCGTGGGGACACGTGCCGACCGCGATCCAGGTGTTCAGCGCCAACCCGTTCCTGCTCCGCCACCAGTGGGAGTACTACGGCAGCATCATGCAGCACCCCCGCCTGTCGCTGCCGCTGACGGCCTCCATCCGCATGCTGGTCTCGCAGGCCGGCCAGTGCGACTACTGCATCGACATGAACGCCGGCATGCTGATCAACGCCGCCGGCTGGACGCCGGAGCAGGTGGCGGCGACGCGCGCCGATTACCATGCCAGCCCGTTGACCGCGGCCGAGAAGGTGCTGCTCGGCCTGGTGTTGAAGATGACGCGCGATTCGGGCAGCGTCACGCACGCCGATCTCCAGGCCGCGCGCGACGCCGGCTGGTCGGACGCCGACATACTCGATGCCGTGAACCATGGCGCCCGCATGGTCGCGGGCGACATCGTCATCAACGGCTTCAAGGTCGAACGCGACTTCTGAGCGGGGCGGGCCTACAGTCCACCCCTGGGATGGCCGTTAACGTCGTGTACGGACAATGTCATCGGGAGCCCCGCCATGAACATTACGCTGCACGACAAATCGCTCGACGTCCGGCTGAGCGCCGCCGCGCAAAAGGCGCTCGCCCGGCGCGACCGGCCGCTCGTTGCCGAGATGGAGCTGCTGTTCTCCTGCCTGCTGCGCAAGCGGGTTCACTTCGGCGACGCGATGCACGAGTCGACGCCGGTGAACGACCGCCTCTCGGTGCGTTTCCGGCCCATCATGACGCGCCGCTGCAGCGTCGCGGAAGGCGGCGCGACGCCGCCGTCCGAGGGCTTCCCGCTCGAAAATCCGCGGCCCTACGTGCCCAACTGGCTGACGATCGACTTCCGCCGCGGCGAGTGGGTCGGCGAGTTCGGCTACGCCGACTGAGCTGTCCTAGCCGAGCCGCAGCAGTTCGCGCGCGTTGCGGGTGGTGGCCTGCGCCACGGCGTCGACGTCGATCCCGCGCAGCTCGGCCAGCGTCTGCGCGATGCGCGGCAGTTCGCCCGGCGCGTTGCGGCCGCGCCCGATCCAGACCGGCGGGATATCCGGGCTGTCGGTCTCGAGCACGATGGCCTCGAGCGGCAGGTCGACCGCCAGCCGCCGCAGGTTGTTGGCACGCGGCCAGGTGAAGGCGCCGCCGAATCCCAGCTTGAATCCCAGCTTGATGAAGGCGTCCGCCTGCTGCGGGCTGCCGTTGAAGGCATGCGCGATGCCGCCGCGTACGCCGATTCTGCGCAGATGCTTGAGCAGCTCGTCGTTGGCGCGGCGGCAATGCAGCAGCACCGGCAGATCGTGATCGCGCGCGATCTTCAGCTGTTCGACCAGAAAGTATTCCTGGGTGGCCGGATCGAGGTCGCGCACGAACAGGTCGAGGCCGATTTCGCCGACCGCCACCGGGCGCTGCGCCGTGATCTGTGCACGCAGATCGGCCAGGTGTTCGGGGCGGTGAACGTGGATGTACATCGGGTGCAGCCCCCAGGCGGGGACGCAGCCAGGGTAGCGCGCGCAGGTGGCGGCAACCGCCGCGAAATTGGCGCGGCTGACCGCGGGGATGATCTCGACGCCGACGCCGGCGGCGACGGCGCGCGCGTACGCGTCGTCGCGGTCGGCGTCGAATTCCGCCGCATCGAGATGGCAGTGGGTGTCGATGAAAAACGGCACCCCGGAAGGTGCCGTTTGTCGCGCATCTGTCACGTTTTCCCTCTCCCCAACCATCCGCGGCTCGCGGGGAGGGGGGCGAAGGCTGAGCCCACGGCGATCAATCGTTGCTGGCCAGGCCCAGGAGCTGCAGCAGGCTGGTGAAGAGGTTGAAGATCGCGACGAACAGCGTCACCGTCGCCATGATGTAGTTGGTCTCGCCGCCGTGGATGATGTTGCTGGTCTCGAACAGGATCAGGCCGGACATCAGCAGCACGAACATGGCGGAGACGGCCAGCGACAGGCCCGGCATATGGAAGAAGATCGCGGCCAGGCCGGCAAGGAAGGCGACCAGGATGCCGACCGTGAGGAAGCCGCCCATGAAGCTGAAGTCCTTGCGCGTCGTCATGACGTAGGCCGACAGCGCGAGGAAGACCAGGGCGGTGCCGCCCATCGCCATCATCACGACCTGGCCGCCGTTCGGCAGCGCGAGGTAGGCGTTGACGATGGGGCCGAGCGTATAGCCCATGAAGCCGGTGAGGCCGAAGACGAAGGCGATGCCGAGGCCGCTGTTGCGGAACCTGGTGGTCAGGAACAGCAGGCCGTAGTAGCCGACCAGCGTGAGGATGATGCCGGGATGCGGCAGGCCCAGCGCCATTGCCGCACCGGCGGTGAGCGCCGCGAATGCCAGCGTCATCGCCAGCAGCATGTAGGTGTTGCGAACGACCTTGCTGGTCGACAGGGCCGCAGAGGCACTGCGGCCAAAGGTGGTGACGTCCTGGTTCATGAATCCTCCGGAAAACGAATCGGATACTGCAATGGAACGATTCTAGCCCAGCAAGTTCCGCTGCGGGCAATCCTGCGGCCGGACCGCGCCTACCTGGCGGGCAGCACGTCCGGATGCCAGCCCAGCACCAGGTAAAGCGTTGCGAATCCCAGCACGTAGGCGACCGGCACGTGCCAGCCTTCGCGCAGCCACGTCAGGGTGTTCTTCGCCTCCGGGTACAGGTTCGACATCGCCACGCCCGCGCTGGAGCCGAACCAGATCATCGAGCCGCCGAAGCCGACTGCGAAGGCCAGCATCCCCCAGTCGTAGCCGCCCTGGTACAGCGCCAGCGCGGTGAGCGGGATGTTGTCGAATACCGCGGAGACGAAGCCGAGCCCGAAGGCCGTGTGCGCCGAGGGCGGGGGCAGCTCCTTCACCGGCATCAGGCTGGCGGAC
Encoded proteins:
- the rpoZ gene encoding DNA-directed RNA polymerase subunit omega — its product is MARITVDDCIELIPNRFELTLAVTYRARQLAQGSQPMVESKDKPIVTALREIAAGKVGREILNRGRA
- the gmk gene encoding guanylate kinase → MTPPPTEGVLYIVSAPSGAGKTSLVKALLKNDPAIRLSVSYTTRAPRPGETDGRDYHFVSRDDFGRMLAEGEFLEHAEVYGNFYGTSKGSISRDLNAGHDILLEIDWQGATQVRTHFPRCASIFILPPSFSALRTRLAGRGQDSEEVIERRLAAAAHDVAHADAFDYIIVNDDFDHALQDLVSITRSIRLETARQMNRYAALFDEFRRI
- a CDS encoding YicC/YloC family endoribonuclease, coding for MTTSMTGFAAHSLHLDHASISIDLRSVNQRYLELHFRLADEFRPLEPQLRELIQQRLARGKVECRVNLALLPAASLDNGLNPAILERLTRWQDDVLERLPGAAPLAVNDILRWPGAVQTAALSQDALNEAALAGLRATLDDLVDSRQREGAKLRQHILDRLAAAEAQVAGLQPLLPTLAAAQRDRLAERLREALGEAGHERLAQEVALAAQKADIDEELARLTSHFAEVRRVLDQPGATGKRLDFLMQELHREANTLGSKSVAVETSRVSLELKVLIEQMREQVQNIE
- a CDS encoding serine/threonine protein kinase; amino-acid sequence: MATQPNQALPNGYRLKEYTIIRKIGGGGFSMVYLARDDNNQSVAIKEYLPGALVLRTEGSVIVQANSTENNNIFRHGMKCFFEEGRALALIDHPNVVRVVNFFRANETVYMVMRFERGKTLQQHIQANRGAIRESFIRRVFAHLLNGLREVHTHKLLHLDIKPSNLYIRLDGSPVLIDFGAARQTLTQEESKLQPMYTPGFAAPEQYHNRERLGPWTDIYSIGASLYACLAGYPPQAADARLLNDKLVPATVNWRGAYSDQLLEIIDQCLKLNYMERPQSVFSLQKVLMDRSAMAPPRSSLLSSIKRSLNRELF
- a CDS encoding PP2C family protein-serine/threonine phosphatase; protein product: MKFTIYQASRQGGRKNNQDRVAYSYSREALLMVVCDGMGGHMHGEIAAQIAVQTLTDQFQKLAKPRLADPMAFLADATTRGHYAINDYAVEQDLLEIPHTTLVAAVVQDNTAYWAHVGDSRLYLFSDGSLIARTEDHTAVAQLVRDGIISEEEAGHHPERNKVSNCLGGYVTPQVECSAPIPLHDADTMLLCTDGIWGMISIPEVAALLHAYTLEDAVRHLMDHAEFRGGEHGDNLSLIAMTWGEARMPSKDSISTLALPDGGVTTQINALRPLPGTPAVSDDEIERAIAEIQQAIQKISAK
- the rph gene encoding ribonuclease PH, with amino-acid sequence MSAIIRPSGRAAEALRPLTFTRRFTKHAEGSVLVAMGDTRVLCTASVLDKLPPHKKGSGEGWVTAEYGMLPRSTHTRTDREAARGKQSGRTQEIQRLIGRSLRAVVDLKKLGERTLHIDCDVLQADGGTRCASICGAYVAVADAIAGLMKDGALAESPLVDSIAAVSVGVYRGEPVLDLDYAEDSDCDTDMNVVMTGRGGIVEVQGTAEGAPFSRATLEALLDLATAGIEQITVRQNEALSA
- the rdgB gene encoding RdgB/HAM1 family non-canonical purine NTP pyrophosphatase produces the protein MKKIVIASGNPGKLREIARILEPLDIAAAPQSDFGVPECPEPHVTFIENCLAKARHASAHTGLPALADDSGICVEALNGAPGVFSARYAGEPKSDARNNEKLIAALAGQPNRRAHYYCVMVLVRYADDPEPLIAEGRWHGEIIDMPRGTNGFGYDPYFLVPQFGRTGAELGEDEKNAVSHRGQALRELADKLKRLG
- the hemW gene encoding radical SAM family heme chaperone HemW — protein: MAESVVRGLDGGPRVPPPLSLYIHLPWCVRKCPYCDFNSHAAQSLPEAAYIDALLADLERALPDIWGRKVHTVFFGGGTPSLFSPDGIDRILTGVRALTPLAPGAEITLEANPGTVETAKFKGFRAAGVNRVSLGVQSFDARHLQALGRIHDAAEAARAAELAATHFETFNLDLMFALPGQTLAQALADVEAALAFAPPHLSAYHLTLEPNTPFGHTAPAGLPDEDLAADMQLAIEERLGAAGLQHYETSAYARPGHRSRHNLNYWQFGDYLGIGAGAHSKLSFHDRIVREMRTKHPQQYMEAVKAGAHVADTRMLTRGDLPFEFMMNALRLTEGVPAALFETRTGLPLPACRSALDRARAQGLLEPDPTQLKPTRRGQHFLNDLLELFLP